The following coding sequences are from one Phenylobacterium glaciei window:
- a CDS encoding outer membrane protein assembly factor BamD, with protein sequence MVALALAGCAGKPKRPKLAYEERPVELLYATGADRLDRGLWNQAVDYFQEVERQHPYSEWSRRAILMTAYAHYQANNYAEAIGDADRFISLYPGNPAATYAHYLKAICYFEQIVDVGRDQAATGQALDNLREVVQRYPKTEYAADARLKIDMVNDQLAGKEMTIGRWYLRQGDTIAALGRFRTVIDRYQTTSHSPEALYRLVEAYLTLGLADEAKRNGAVLGFNYPGDPWYADAYALLTDKGLRPSIEPTGKKGGLLRHLPFRKDKTATIKPPSTPIAEPKAN encoded by the coding sequence ATGGTCGCCCTTGCCTTGGCCGGCTGCGCCGGCAAACCGAAGCGGCCCAAGCTGGCCTATGAAGAGCGCCCCGTGGAGCTGCTCTACGCCACCGGCGCCGACCGGCTGGACCGTGGCCTCTGGAACCAGGCCGTGGACTATTTCCAGGAGGTGGAGCGTCAACACCCCTATTCGGAATGGTCGCGCCGGGCGATCCTGATGACCGCCTACGCCCACTATCAGGCCAATAACTACGCTGAGGCGATCGGCGACGCCGACCGCTTCATCTCGCTGTATCCGGGCAACCCGGCGGCGACCTACGCCCACTATCTGAAGGCCATCTGCTATTTCGAGCAGATCGTCGATGTGGGCCGCGACCAGGCCGCCACAGGCCAGGCGTTGGATAACCTGCGCGAGGTGGTGCAGCGCTACCCCAAGACCGAATACGCCGCCGACGCCCGTCTGAAGATCGACATGGTCAACGACCAGCTGGCCGGCAAGGAAATGACCATCGGCCGCTGGTATCTGCGCCAGGGCGACACCATCGCCGCGCTGGGCCGCTTCCGTACGGTGATCGACCGCTATCAGACCACCAGCCACTCGCCGGAGGCCCTCTACCGCCTGGTCGAGGCCTATCTCACCCTGGGCCTGGCCGACGAGGCCAAGCGCAACGGCGCGGTGCTCGGCTTCAACTATCCGGGAGATCCCTGGTATGCCGACGCCTACGCGCTGCTGACCGACAAGGGCCTGCGTCCGTCGATCGAGCCAACGGGCAAGAAGGGCGGCCTGCTGCGCCACCTTCCGTTCCGCAAGGACAAGACCGCGACCATCAAGCCGCCGTCGACGCCGATTGCAGAACCTAAGGCGAACTGA